The Papaver somniferum cultivar HN1 chromosome 3, ASM357369v1, whole genome shotgun sequence genome includes a region encoding these proteins:
- the LOC113358184 gene encoding uncharacterized protein LOC113358184: MRDVGSELSSTSSPTAKRCRDPEDEVYLDNFHSQKRYLSEIMASSLNGLTVEDSLTENVMVSPARSDTMCCYPRDEISLQYSPMSEDSDDGRCSEAPPNTSMIQPDSLPTSPVSPHRHQRSFSCYASSSPSSSHPLLGCNLSSVASSQPRQRGSDSEGRFPSSPSDICHSADLRRAALLRSVHLRSHPVVPPSYDSSFIIGKEEPMQNIEAGERTCSCLKSFNGICDCQNPEQVSNLNLFVEECSSAGMSESRRGRERSCRVLDMNVKEEPGGGEITKQNGLGRTGSAPGRRSMLSGKKN, from the exons ATGAGAGATGTTGGTAGTGAATTGAGCTCAACTTCATCACCTACTGCCAAAAGATGTCGAGATCCAGAAGACGAAGTTTATCTCGACAATTTTCACTCTCAAAAACGCTACTTAAGCGAG ATAATGGCATCTAGTTTGAATGGATTAACAGTTGAAGACTCACTTACTGAAAATGTCATGGTATCTCCAGCTCGATCCGATACTATGTGTTGTTACCCCAG GGATGAGATCTCCTTGCAATACTCACCAATGTCTGAAGACTCAGATGATGGTCGCTGCAGTGAAGCCCCGCCCAACACTTCCATGATCCAACCAGACAGCCTTCCTACCAGTCCAGTGTCTCCTCATAGGCATCAGAGATCCTTTTCTTGCTACGCTTCCTCAAGCCCCTCTAGTTCACATCCTTTACTTGGCTGCAACCTTTCTAGCGTAGCTAGCTCTCAACCACGTCAACGTGGTTCTGACTCTGAGGGTCGATTCCCATCATCACCCAGTGATATTTGCCATTCAGCTGATTTGAGAAGAGCTGCACTCTTACGATCTGTGCATTTGAGATCGCATCCAGTGGTTCCACCGTCTTATGATTCGTCATTCATCATAGGAAAAGAAGAACCTATGCAGAATATAGAAGCTGGTGAACGCACATGTTCTTGTTTAAAATCTTTCAATGGTATATGTGACTGTCAGAATCCTGAACAGGTTTCGAACTTAAATTTGTTTGTCGAGGAGTGTTCCTCTGCGGGGATGTCAGAGTCTAGGCGTGGCCGAGAGAGATCGTGTAGGGTGTTGGATATGAATGTGAAAGAGGAACCTGGTGGTGGTGAAATTACCAAACAAAATGGATTAGGAAGAACTGGATCAGCTCCAGGAAGAAGATCCATGTTAAGTGGGAAAAAAAACTGA